The following coding sequences lie in one Deltaproteobacteria bacterium genomic window:
- a CDS encoding DUF2786 domain-containing protein, producing MTRERHTTAPVEGWLESLVLHELVREWHAINWALFGERMRPPTFELVDTASLLGAWHAEHRTIAISRELAMHGPWGETIEVLKHEAAHQYVDEVLGGDATAHGARFQEVCRLRGIDARARGAAGDAAVDGAASGETSERLRIVARVQKLLALAESSNQHEAELAAATAQRIMLKYNLELQRAPSSDEEPCGHLWLGDPTGRVQSHERALAMLLSEHFFVQVIWVGAYRPLEAKRGSVLEVCGRPENLAMAEYVHAFVLRTIERLWREHKRTAKLRSDRDRRNFLTGAVRGLDKKLRAQRAGAEQEGLVWVGDADVDSYYRRRHPRIVNISSRGSAHRSGYAEGESAGRSIVLSRPVGTTSSTSTPKALKPGR from the coding sequence ATGACGCGCGAACGTCACACCACGGCGCCGGTCGAGGGGTGGTTGGAGTCGTTGGTGCTGCACGAGCTCGTGCGAGAATGGCACGCGATCAACTGGGCGTTGTTCGGCGAGCGCATGCGGCCGCCGACCTTCGAGCTGGTCGACACCGCGAGCCTGCTCGGCGCGTGGCATGCCGAGCATCGGACGATTGCGATCTCGCGCGAGCTTGCGATGCACGGCCCGTGGGGTGAGACCATCGAGGTGCTCAAGCACGAAGCGGCGCACCAGTACGTCGACGAAGTCCTGGGCGGTGACGCGACCGCCCACGGCGCTCGCTTCCAGGAGGTCTGCCGGCTGCGCGGCATCGATGCGCGTGCGCGAGGGGCCGCGGGCGATGCCGCCGTCGACGGCGCAGCGTCGGGCGAGACCTCGGAGCGCCTGCGCATCGTCGCGCGGGTGCAGAAGCTGCTGGCGTTGGCCGAGAGCTCCAACCAGCACGAGGCGGAGCTCGCTGCGGCCACGGCCCAGCGCATCATGCTCAAGTACAACCTCGAGCTGCAGCGCGCGCCGTCGTCCGACGAAGAACCCTGCGGTCATCTGTGGCTCGGCGACCCGACCGGGCGCGTGCAGTCGCACGAGCGCGCGCTCGCGATGCTGTTGAGCGAGCACTTCTTCGTCCAGGTGATCTGGGTCGGCGCGTACCGACCGCTCGAGGCCAAGCGCGGCTCGGTGCTCGAGGTGTGCGGGCGGCCCGAGAACCTCGCGATGGCCGAGTACGTGCACGCGTTCGTGCTGCGTACGATCGAGCGGCTGTGGCGGGAGCACAAGCGTACTGCGAAGCTGCGGTCGGACCGCGATCGCCGGAACTTCCTCACCGGTGCGGTGCGCGGGCTCGACAAGAAGCTCCGCGCCCAGCGAGCCGGTGCCGAGCAGGAGGGCCTGGTATGGGTCGGCGATGCCGACGTCGACTCGTACTACCGCCGACGGCATCCGCGGATCGTCAACATCAGCTCGCGCGGCAGCGCCCATCGCAGCGGCTACGCCGAGGGCGAGTCGGCGGGCCGGTCGATCGTGCTGTCGCGGCCGGTCGGGACCACGTCGAGCACCTCGACGCCCAAGGCGCTCAAGCCGGGGCGGTAG